CTTCTATACTCGAAACATTTGCCAAAAATGAGCTAACCTCTGGAGTGACCATGATCGAACTTTATTATGCGCCTACCCCAAACGGCCATAAAATTACCCTGTTTCTTGAAGAAGCCGGCCTGGATTACAAAATCCATCGGGTCGATATCGGCAAAGGCGAGCAGTTTCGCCCGGATTTCCTGGCTATCTCACCGAATAACAAAATCCCCGCCATCGTGGATAACAAACCGGCCGACGGCGGCGAGCCTCTAAGCCTCTTTGAGTCCGGCGAAATATTGCTTTATCTGGCCGATAAAACCGGGTTACTCCTCAGCAAAGAACTGCGCGCCCGCAACGCTACGCTGCAGTGGCTTTTTTGGCAGGTCGGTGGTTTCGGCCCCATGCTGGGTCAGAACCATCACTTCAACCACTTTGCTCCTCAGCCTGTCCCTTATGCTATCGAGCGCTACCAGGTCGAAACCCAGCGCCTGTACGGCGTGCTCAATAAGCAGCTTGAGAAAGCCCCCTGGCTTGGTGGCCACGATTACAGCATTGCGGACATCGCAACCTGGCCCTGGGTGGTGTCCCATGAGCGCCAGCGCGTTGACCTGGCTAATTTCCCGGCCGTTCGAAACTGGTTTGAGCGGATCCGCACCCGGCCCGCTACGGTGAAGGCTTATCAGCAGGCCGAGAAGGCATAATCCCCGGTTCAGGTTTTTTCCCGCGCTGGTGTATCCTGTGGCGGGAAACGACTGATAAGGAACCTGCAATGTCATCCATGCAACCAGACGCCATTATTCGCATTAAAAATCTGCGCCTGCGTACCTTTATTGGCATCAAAGAAGAAGAAATTGCCAATCGACAGGACATCGTGATTAACATCGCCCTCCACTACCCCGCGGGCAAAGCACGGGAGAGCGAAGACATCAACGACGCGCTGAACTACCGCACCGTCACCAAAGAAATAATCCAGTTGGTTGAGAATAACCGCTTCTCGCTGCTGGAAAAATTAACTCAGGATGTGCTGAACATCGCATGCGCCCATCCGTGGGTGACATATGCTGAGGTA
This Klebsiella michiganensis DNA region includes the following protein-coding sequences:
- a CDS encoding GSH-dependent disulfide bond oxidoreductase — protein: MIELYYAPTPNGHKITLFLEEAGLDYKIHRVDIGKGEQFRPDFLAISPNNKIPAIVDNKPADGGEPLSLFESGEILLYLADKTGLLLSKELRARNATLQWLFWQVGGFGPMLGQNHHFNHFAPQPVPYAIERYQVETQRLYGVLNKQLEKAPWLGGHDYSIADIATWPWVVSHERQRVDLANFPAVRNWFERIRTRPATVKAYQQAEKA
- the folX gene encoding D-erythro-7,8-dihydroneopterin triphosphate epimerase (catalyzes the formation of dihydromonapterin triphosphate from dihydroneopterin triphosphate), with the protein product MSSMQPDAIIRIKNLRLRTFIGIKEEEIANRQDIVINIALHYPAGKARESEDINDALNYRTVTKEIIQLVENNRFSLLEKLTQDVLNIACAHPWVTYAEVEIDKLHALRYADSVSMTLSWRR